One region of Quercus lobata isolate SW786 chromosome 2, ValleyOak3.0 Primary Assembly, whole genome shotgun sequence genomic DNA includes:
- the LOC115975032 gene encoding protein NRT1/ PTR FAMILY 5.10-like codes for MDTPLLIDTVDGVVDHKGRPVLRSNTGGWRSAYFIIGVEVAERFAYYGISSNLITYLTGPLGQSTATAAENVNMWSGTATLLPLLGALVADSFLGRYRTIVIASLIYILGLGLLTLSAMLPSLRSTYDYIDTDNIMLHSTRQLQVILFFFSLYLVAVGQGGHKPCVRAFGADQFDGLDPEECKAKSSFFNWWYFGVCGGGAVTILVLCYIQENLSWGLGFGIPCILMVVALGVFLLGTRTYRYSVKGDEKSPFLRIGQVFVAAVKNWRTAPLEITIEEKAHATLPHHSSEQFKFLNKALLSPDDLNEEGKVCAVSEVEEAKAVLRLVPIWVTSLGYAVVYAQISTFFTKQGATMDRTIFSGFEIPAASLQSFVGLSIILVIPIYDCIFVPIARAFTRKPSGITMLQRIGTGMLFSALCMIVAALVEMKRLKTAEEYKLVDMPGVTIPMSVWWLLPQYILSGIADVFTMVGLQEFFYDQVPIELRSVGLALYLSIFGVGSFISSFLVSVIEEVTGRDGKDSWFADNLNRAHLDYFYWLLAGLSAVILAAYVYFAKSYIYNRQRTT; via the exons ATGGACACCCCACTTCTGATAGACACCGTAGATGGCGTCGTAGACCACAAAGGCCGCCCAGTCCTCCGATCCAACACAGGCGGCTGGAGGTCCGCATATTTCATCATAG GTGTGGAAGTGGCTGAGAGGTTCGCGTACTATGGGATAAGCTCGAACCTGATAACGTATTTGACTGGACCGCTGGGTCAGTCAACGGCCACTGCGGCGGAGAACGTGAACATGTGGTCCGGCACTGCCACGTTGCTTCCTCTTTTGGGTGCTCTCGTGGCTGATTCTTTTCTGGGTCGCTACCGCACCATTGTCATTGCTTCTCTTATCTACATCCTC GGACTAGGCTTGTTGACTCTGTCGGCTATGCTTCCTTCTCTACGCAGCACTTATGATTACATAGACACCGACAATATCATGTTACATTCTACTCGTCAGCTCCAAGTaatcttattcttcttttctctaTATCTAGTCGCAGTTGGTCAAGGTGGACACAAGCCTTGTGTTCGGGCATTTGGAGCTGATCAGTTTGATGGACTGGATCCTGAGGAGTGCAAAGCCAAAAGCTCATTCTTCAACTGGTGGTATTTTGGTGTATGTGGGGGTGGTGCTGTAACAATTTTGGTCTTGTGCTATATACAAGAAAACCTTAGTTGGGGTCTGGGATTTGGAATCCCTTGTATTCTGATGGTTGTTGCATTGGGTGTTTTCCTGCTTGGTACCAGGACTTATCGATATAGTGTTAAAGGGGATGAGAAAAGCCCATTTCTGAGGATTGGTCAAGTGTTTGTTGCTGCAGTTAAAAATTGGCGGACTGCCCCTTTGGAAATAACTATTGAAGAGAAAGCTCATGCAACCCTGCCACACCATAGCTCTGAACAGTTCAA GTTTCTCAACAAAGCCTTGCTGTCCCCAGATGATTTGAATGAAGAAGGCAAGGTCTGTGCTGTCAGTGAGGTTGAAGAGGCAAAGGCTGTTCTTAGGCTTGTTCCAATATGGGTTACAAGCTTGGGATATGCTGTTGTGTATGCTCAGATCTCAACTTTTTTTACCAAGCAAGGCGCTACCATGGACAGAACAATTTTTTCAGGCTTTGAGATACCGGCTGCTTCACTACAGTCCTTTGTCGGCCTGTCCATTATTCTTGTCATTCCCATATATGATTGCATCTTTGTTCCTATAGCAAGAGCTTTTACTAGAAAGCCCTCAGGCATCACGATGTTGCAGAGAATTGGAACTGGGATGCTTTTCTCTGCCTTGTGCATGATAGTTGCAGCTCTAGTCGAAATGAAAAGGCTGAAAACTGCTGAAGAGTATAAGCTGGTTGATATGCCAGGAGTGACTATTCCAATGAGTGTGTGGTGGCTGCTTCCTCAATATATCCTGTCAGGAATTGCTGATGTTTTCACCATGGTTGGTCTACAAGAATTCTTCTATGATCAGGTCCCAATTGAATTAAGGAGTGTAGGTCTTGCCCTCTACCTTAGTATTTTTGGTGTGGGGAGCTTTATAAGCAGCTTTCTTGTCTCTGTCATTGAGGAAGTTACTGGCAGGGATGGCAAAGATAGTTGGTTTGCTGATAATCTTAATCGTGCACATCTTGATTACTTTTATTGGCTACTTGCAGGACTCAGTGCAGTAATATTGGCTGCATATGTATATTTTGCAAAATCTTACATTTATAATAGGCAAAGAACAACATAG